A single window of Ctenopharyngodon idella isolate HZGC_01 chromosome 24, HZGC01, whole genome shotgun sequence DNA harbors:
- the scamp2 gene encoding secretory carrier-associated membrane protein 2: MSGFDSNPFEETVDVNPFQDPSVTQVTNSGIDRIESFSPFPDGNSGSTIPTSSTPSQPAVLQPSVDPSPKATAAAAQANLLKQQEELERKAAELDRREQELQSQGVPTGKQNNWPPLPKFFPIKPCFYQDFSEEIPQEHQRLCKMMYYLWMWQCVTLFLNVLACLAYFTTHAAAGMDFGLSILWFILFTPCSFLCWYRPVYKAFRSDSSFNFFFFFFVFFAQIVVSVIQSVGIPLWGNSGWINAITAMGSNKAVGVIMMVVAAFFTTGAALSVVLLKMVHSNYRRTGASFQKAQQELSQGVLTNRTFQSAAASAATTAAQSTLQRN, encoded by the exons ATGTCGGGATTTGACTCAAACCCGTTTGAAGAGACAGTCGACGTTAATCCTTTCCAG GATCCGTCTGTCACTCAGGTGACCAACTCTGGAATCGATCGCATTGAAAGTTTCAGTCCATTTCCTGATGGGAACTCG GGAAGCACCATTCCAACCTCCAGCACCCCGTCTCAACCCGCTGTCCTGCAGCCCTCAGTGGATCCCAGTCCAAAG GCCACGGCTGCAGCTGCGCAGGCCAATCTGCTCAAACAGCAGGAGGAGCTGGAGAGGAAAGCCGCTGAGCTGGACCGACGAGAACAAGAGCTGCAGAGCCAAGGAGTGCCTACAG GCAAACAGAACAACTGGCCTCCTCTCCCCAAATTCTTTCCCATCAAGCCTTGCTTCTACCAGGACTTCTCTGAGGAGATCCCGCAGGAGCATCAGAGACTCTGCAAGATGATGTATTACCTGTGGATGT ggcAGTGTGTGACGCTGTTTCTCAACGTTCTGGCCTGTCTGGCGTACTTCACCACTCACGCAGCAGCAGGCATGGACTTTGGCCTCTCCATTCTCTGGTTCATCCTTTTCACTCCATGCTCCTTCCTCTGCTGGTACAGGCCCGTCTATAAAGCCTTCAG GTCGGACAGCTCCTtcaatttcttcttcttcttctttgtttTCTTCGCTCAAATCGTCGTGTCTGTGATTCAGAGCGTCGGCATTCCTTTATGGGGTAACAG CGGCTGGATTAATGCCATAACAGCGATGGGCAGTAATAAAGCAGTGGGCGTCATTATGATGGTGGTGGCGGCCTTCTTCACGACAGGTGCCGCGCTGTCTGTCGTTTTACTGAAAATG GTTCATTCCAACTACCGTCGCACTGGCGCCAGTTTTCAGAAGGCACAGCAGGAATTGTCCCAGGGCGTCCTTACAAACCGCACCTTCCAGAGCGCAGCCGCCAGTGCAGCCACCACAGCCGCCCAGAGCACTCTGCAGAGGAACTAG
- the mpi gene encoding LOW QUALITY PROTEIN: mannose-6-phosphate isomerase (The sequence of the model RefSeq protein was modified relative to this genomic sequence to represent the inferred CDS: deleted 1 base in 1 codon) translates to MAEVKVFPLCCVVQNYAWGKVGLDSEVARLVLGGDSQALIEEAKPYAELWMGAHPKGDALIKDNRISQRTLGQWIADFPGCLGSKVKDTFHGQLPFLFKVLSVNTALSIQAHPNRELAARLHAQFPEHYPDNNHKPEMAIALTQFEGLCGFRPMDEILGFLKNVPEFRALIGNEAAEELQSAVGDLDRTSLALKKCFTRMMNCEKKLFVDQLNMLVKRISEEEAAGKDTSASNGELLLRLHSQYPGDIGCFSIYFLNRIVLQPGEAMFLGANEPHAYLSGDCVECMACSDNTVRAGLTPKYIDVDTLCEMLNYSPAPVSAKIFPCVRDNSDPCVYLYDPPVPDFSVMRIQIPASVRQYTVSALESAGILLVIDGEAAATSAAALSDMTLKRGSVLFISANESVSLQVTSSTGMTMFRACCLL, encoded by the exons ATGGCGGAAGTGAAAG TGTTTCCACTGTGCTGTGTGGTGCAGAACTACGCCTGGGGTAAAGTGGGTCTGGACAGTGAGGTGGCGCGGCTCGTGCTCGGTGGAGACTCTCAGGCTCTCATAGAGGAGGCCAAACCCTACGCAGAG CTTTGGATGGGTGCTCACCCCAAAGGTGACGCTCTTATCAAAGACAACAGGATATCCCAGAGGACACTGGGACAGTGGATTGCAGATTTCCCAGGGTGCCTGGGGTCAAAGGTCAAGGACACATTCCACGGGCAGCTCCCTTTCCTTTTTAAAGTGCTGTCCGTCAACACGGCTCTGTCCATCCAGGCGCATCCCAACAGG GAGTTGGCTGCCAGACTCCATGCGCAGTTTCCTGAACATTACCCAGACAACAACCACAAACCGGAGATGGCCATCGCACTCACTCAGTTTGAAGGGCTCTGCGGCTTTCGGCCAATGGATGAAATCTTGGGCTTCCTCAAAA ATGTCCCAGAGTTCCGTGCGCTGATCGGTAATGAAGCTGCTGAGGAGCTCCAGAGCGCGGTGGGAGAC CTGGACCGAACGTCTCTCGCTCTGAAGAAATGTTTCACCAGAATGATGAACTGTGAGAAGAAGCTGTTTGTGGATCAGCTCAACATGTTAGTCAAACGAATCTCAGAGGAAG AGGCTGCAGGCAAAGACACCTCAGCAAGTAATGGAGAACTGCTGCTCCGGCTGCATTCCCAGTATCCGGGGGACATCGGATGCTTTTCCATTTACTTCCTGAACCGTATTGTGCTGCAGCCGGGGGAGGCCATGTTTCTGGGGGCAAATGAGCCTCATGCCTATCTGTCTGGAG ACTGTGTGGAGTGTATGGCATGTTCTGATAACACTGTACGTGCCGGACTGACTCCCAAATACATTGACGTGGACACGCTGTGTGAGATGTTGAATTACAGCCCGGCTCCGGTCAGTGCCAAAATCTTCCCCTGCGTGCGGGACAACAGCGACCCCTGTGTCTACCTCTACGACCCTCCTGTGCCAGACTTCAGCGTCATGAGAATACAG ATCCCCGCCTCAGTGCGGCAGTACACTGTGAGCGCGCTGGAATCTGCCGGCATCCTGTTGGTTATTGACGGAGAGGCCGCCGCCACGTCTGCTGCCGCCCTCTCTGACATGACTCTGAAACGAGGCTCCGTGCTCTTCATTTCAGCCAACGAGAGTGTCTCGTTACAGGTGACATCATCGACGGGCATGACCATGTTCAGAGCCTGCTGCTTACTGTAG
- the plex9.2 gene encoding three prime repair exonuclease 4, whose product MDSSSQHPPCTVFFDLETTGLDPSCDIVQLAAVSGGHTFNLFMVPRQPMQPSASRITGFSVRSHRLFLHHRPVLTSSLREALVSFITFLQMLGRPLLVGHNIRRFDCHVLARALDEFSLRSDFQKEVGGFVDTLPLARQLLKDSGLQSFKQENLVKTLLGVSYAAHNALEDVQALQRLYWALKPTDDQIQKHIFTLDSMATASAKH is encoded by the exons ATGGATTCTAGCTCACAGCATCCACCATGTACTGTGTTCTTTGATTTAGAGACAACTGGTCTGG ATCCCTCATGTGACATTGTCCAGCTGGCCGCAGTGAGTGGGGGTCACACTTTCAACCTCTTTATGGTTCCTCGTCAGCCGATGCAGCCCAGCGCATCCAGGATTACAGGTTTCAGTGTGAGAAGCCACCGTCTGTTTCTCCACCATAGGCCGGTTCTCACCAGCTCTCTTCGAGAAGCCCTGGTTTCCTTCATAACCTTTCTCCAGATGCTGGGCCGGCCTCTCCTGGTGGGTCACAATATCCGCAGGTTTGACTGTCACGTTTTAGCCAGAGCTCTGGATGAGTTCAGCCTTAGGTCAGACTTCCAGAAAGAGGTCGGCGGATTCGTGGACACCCTTCCGTTGGCCCGACAGCTTCTCAAAGACAGTGGCCTCCAGAGCTTCAAGCAGGAGAACTTGGTTAAGACCCTCCTGGGAGTTTCATATGCGGCCCACAATGCTCTAGAGGACGTTCAAGCCCTGCAGAGACTCTACTGGGCCCTCAAGCCCACGGACGATCAGATTCAGAAGCACATTTTCACTTTGGACTCAATGGCTACTGCGTCTGCCAAGCATTAG
- the fth1b gene encoding ferritin, heavy polypeptide 1b, with product MTSQVRQNFHQECEAAINRQIYLELYASYVYLSMGYYFDRDDKALPNFAKFFHEQSKEEREHAEKLMSLQNQRGGRIYLQDIKKPDRDEWGSGLEALECALALEKSVNLSLLELHKVATQHNDPHVCDFLETHYLDEQVKSIKELADWVSSLRRMGAPENGMAEYLFDKHTLGKESS from the exons ATGACTTCTCAGGTGAGGCAGAACTTCCATCAGGAGTGTGAGGCGGCCATCAACAGACAGATTTACCTGGAGCTGTACGCCTCGTATGTGTACCTGTCCATG GGGTATTATTTTGACCGGGATGACAAGGCTTTGCCCAATTTTGCTAAGTTTTTCCACGAGCAGTCTAAGGAGGAGAGAGAACATGCAGAGAAGCTGATGAGTCTGCAGAACCAAAGAGGAGGACGGATCTACCTGCAGGACATCAAG AAGCCGGATCGGGATGAGTGGGGCAGCGGTCTGGAAGCACTGGAATGTGCTCTGGCTCTGGAAAAGAGCGTAAATCTGTCGTTACTGGAACTTCACAAGGTGGCAACTCAACACAATGATCCACAT GTTTGTGATTTCCTGGAGACGCATTACCTGGACGAGCAGGTGAAGTCCATTAAAGAGCTGGCGGACTGGGTGAGCAGCCTGCGGCGCATGGGAGCCCCTGAGAACGGCATGGCCGAATATCTGTTCGACAAGCACACTCTGGGAAAGGAAAGCTCTTAG